Proteins encoded within one genomic window of Gemmatimonadaceae bacterium:
- a CDS encoding J domain-containing protein, which produces MAQSKDYYAVLGVSSTAAADDIKKQYRRLAKKYHPDANPNDPKAAERFKEISEAYQVVGDAEKRKQYDDMRRLGAFSGFPGAGGSAGPRPRPGATSGAGGATSGSTRYQDFDIGGLGGLGDLFSSMFGGGKGGPRGRAAEQGQTIETTLEIPFRTAAAGGKVPIEIDVNEDCDTCKGTGAAPGATIKMCPECNGRGVVSFGQGGFAVNRPCPMCAGRGQVPTERCTTCSGSGEVRRRKGVLVTIPAGADTGTKIRLKGQGAKGSNGGPAGDLDITLLVQADRFYRRDGNDLVAEVPLNLAQATLGTRITVRTLDGKKVTLKIPAGTDSGRRFRVRGQGIEKDGQKGDLIVEATITVPDELTEEQEKLFRAFAESVGMKS; this is translated from the coding sequence ATGGCGCAGAGCAAGGACTACTACGCCGTCCTCGGCGTGTCGTCGACGGCGGCAGCCGACGACATCAAGAAGCAATATCGCCGGCTGGCCAAGAAGTATCATCCTGACGCGAACCCCAACGATCCAAAGGCGGCGGAGCGTTTCAAGGAGATCTCCGAGGCGTATCAGGTGGTCGGCGATGCGGAGAAGCGGAAGCAGTACGACGACATGCGGCGCCTCGGTGCTTTCAGTGGTTTCCCGGGAGCGGGCGGCAGCGCCGGACCACGTCCTCGCCCGGGCGCGACGAGCGGCGCCGGTGGGGCGACGTCGGGTTCGACGCGCTACCAGGACTTCGACATCGGCGGCCTCGGGGGACTCGGCGATCTGTTCAGCTCGATGTTCGGTGGCGGCAAGGGGGGCCCGAGAGGTCGCGCCGCCGAACAGGGCCAGACCATCGAAACCACGCTCGAGATCCCGTTCCGTACCGCGGCCGCCGGGGGCAAGGTGCCGATCGAGATCGACGTCAACGAAGACTGCGATACGTGCAAGGGCACCGGCGCCGCGCCTGGCGCGACGATCAAGATGTGTCCTGAATGCAATGGCCGCGGCGTCGTGTCGTTTGGTCAGGGTGGCTTTGCCGTCAATCGCCCGTGCCCCATGTGCGCCGGCCGTGGCCAGGTGCCCACCGAGCGTTGCACCACGTGCAGTGGCTCCGGCGAGGTGCGCCGTCGCAAGGGCGTGCTCGTGACGATTCCGGCGGGTGCGGACACCGGTACGAAGATCCGACTCAAGGGGCAGGGCGCCAAGGGTTCGAACGGTGGCCCGGCGGGCGACCTCGACATCACGCTGTTGGTGCAGGCCGATCGGTTCTATCGCCGCGACGGCAACGACCTGGTGGCCGAGGTTCCGCTCAACCTTGCGCAGGCCACGCTCGGGACGCGCATCACGGTGCGCACGCTCGATGGCAAGAAGGTGACGCTGAAGATTCCCGCCGGCACTGACAGCGGACGCCGTTTTCGCGTGCGTGGGCAGGGGATCGAAAAGGATGGCCAGAAAGGCGACCTCATCGTCGAGGCGACGATCACGGTGCCTGACGAGTTGACCGAGGAGCAGGAGAAGCTGTTCCGCGCATTTGCCGAATCGGTGGGCATGAAGTCGTAG
- a CDS encoding nucleotide exchange factor GrpE has protein sequence MPEHDPIQEPDTSGGAPADGAPGVETSREDWQRALDEQRDKHLRLAAEYDNFRKRAVRERQEAGWRAQGDLVSGLLEMIDDVARFAHVDPDSTDARTVVEGVAMVEKKLLKALGGHGLEVVNPVDHPFDPNHHEAVSTEPAESPEMDHVVSRVFQPGYVFRGQLLRPARVAVRQWAE, from the coding sequence ATGCCTGAACACGATCCTATCCAAGAGCCCGACACTTCGGGGGGGGCGCCGGCCGACGGCGCCCCAGGCGTCGAGACGTCCCGTGAAGACTGGCAGCGAGCCCTGGACGAGCAGCGCGACAAGCATCTGCGGCTCGCCGCCGAGTACGACAATTTCCGCAAGCGCGCCGTGCGCGAGCGGCAGGAGGCCGGCTGGCGCGCGCAAGGCGACCTGGTGAGCGGGCTTCTCGAGATGATCGACGACGTCGCTCGGTTTGCCCACGTGGACCCCGACTCCACCGACGCACGCACCGTGGTCGAAGGGGTGGCCATGGTTGAGAAGAAGCTGCTCAAGGCCCTGGGCGGGCACGGGCTCGAAGTGGTGAATCCGGTGGATCACCCTTTCGACCCCAATCATCATGAGGCCGTGAGCACGGAGCCCGCGGAATCGCCGGAGATGGACCACGTCGTTTCACGCGTGTTCCAGCCGGGCTACGTCTTTCGTGGCCAGCTGCTGCGGCCCGCGCGCGTCGCCGTCCGTCAGTGGGCCGAGTGA
- a CDS encoding competence/damage-inducible protein A — protein sequence MSTPYGVRGDLVVATSPGPPPDPNVEIVTIGDELLLGLTVDTNGAWLARELAHLGVSVARRGSVGDNADDITSAVGEALARSGAVITTGGLGPTADDLTKPAIAAIFGRDLYFDEVQWERLREIWRSRGRAGEPPEANKQQMMLPRGCTVLVNRHGSAPGIFLEDADGRWVAMLPGVPREMRGLWVDELEPLVRRRLPPNAEPIRSLVVRTTGIAESALPARLGDAAQGIDGLALAYLPGQEGVDLRLTSRHRSAAVAEVALRAGADLLRRRIGSPVYAEGATDLAEVVLERCRALGRTLAVAESCTGGLLGARLTAIPGSSDVFLGGLITYANQAKETLAGVTPEMLENVGAVSREVAEAMARAARERLGASIGIGITGIAGPGGGTPAKPVGLVWIALVDDGAPLSLGGQMIGDRQEIRFRATQTALDMIRRRLAPAAEEGSPA from the coding sequence ATGTCCACGCCTTACGGCGTGCGAGGTGACCTTGTGGTCGCCACGTCGCCCGGCCCTCCGCCCGATCCGAACGTGGAAATCGTCACCATCGGCGACGAGCTGTTGTTAGGCCTGACCGTCGACACCAACGGCGCGTGGCTCGCGCGCGAACTCGCGCACCTCGGGGTCTCCGTGGCACGCCGTGGATCAGTGGGCGACAACGCCGACGACATCACAAGCGCCGTCGGTGAAGCGCTGGCGCGCTCCGGGGCCGTCATCACCACGGGAGGGCTGGGGCCCACCGCCGACGATCTCACCAAGCCGGCCATCGCTGCGATCTTCGGGCGCGACCTCTATTTCGACGAGGTGCAGTGGGAACGCCTTCGCGAGATCTGGCGGTCGCGCGGTCGGGCCGGCGAGCCACCCGAGGCAAACAAGCAACAGATGATGCTGCCCCGAGGCTGCACCGTGCTCGTCAATCGGCATGGAAGCGCGCCGGGCATCTTCCTCGAGGATGCGGACGGTCGATGGGTCGCCATGCTGCCTGGTGTGCCCCGGGAGATGCGAGGGCTGTGGGTCGATGAGCTCGAGCCACTCGTGAGGCGGCGACTTCCGCCCAACGCGGAACCGATCCGCTCGCTTGTGGTGCGCACGACCGGGATCGCCGAGTCCGCCCTTCCGGCCCGTTTGGGCGACGCGGCCCAGGGGATCGACGGGCTCGCGCTGGCGTACCTGCCCGGTCAGGAGGGCGTCGACCTCCGCCTGACGAGTCGTCACCGGTCGGCGGCCGTCGCTGAGGTCGCGCTTCGGGCCGGAGCCGACCTGCTCAGGCGTCGCATTGGTTCCCCCGTGTATGCAGAAGGCGCCACCGATCTCGCCGAGGTGGTGCTCGAGCGCTGCCGTGCCCTCGGCCGAACGCTCGCCGTCGCCGAGAGCTGCACGGGGGGCCTGCTTGGCGCTCGGCTCACGGCGATTCCCGGATCGAGCGATGTGTTCCTGGGCGGCTTGATCACCTATGCCAATCAGGCGAAGGAGACACTGGCCGGCGTCACGCCCGAAATGCTGGAGAACGTGGGCGCCGTGTCACGGGAGGTGGCTGAGGCGATGGCGCGTGCCGCTCGCGAACGGTTGGGAGCGTCCATCGGCATCGGCATCACCGGCATCGCCGGCCCGGGCGGAGGGACGCCTGCCAAGCCGGTGGGCCTCGTCTGGATCGCCCTGGTCGATGACGGCGCCCCCCTCTCCCTCGGGGGCCAGATGATCGGCGACCGGCAGGAGATTCGGTTTCGGGCCACGCAGACTGCGTTGGACATGATCCGGAGGCGCCTGGCGCCAGCCGCGGAGGAAGGGAGCCCCGCGTAG
- a CDS encoding CDP-alcohol phosphatidyltransferase family protein: protein MNLPNAITMSRIAATPLIAALIVNAGWMPRLSAWLLFVAAAVTDYFDGKLARDRNLVTNLGKILDPLADKLLLVATLLPMYWLTRDVDFVTTAPVASWAAAGTVGPVMHGARISWPFVTPLGLIGLPFWIVAIVLGREVFMTVFREYAKRRGVIIAAIGPAKWKTAFQLIWVGAAFFWFFAASAAAEHRWNNDAWHAFAYFNGIVGTVSMLIAVGLTLYSLWLYLQRYGNLFLGDRSARS, encoded by the coding sequence ATGAATCTGCCGAACGCCATTACGATGAGTCGAATCGCCGCGACGCCACTGATCGCGGCACTGATCGTCAACGCCGGATGGATGCCGCGCCTCTCGGCCTGGCTCCTGTTCGTTGCCGCTGCCGTCACCGACTACTTCGACGGCAAGCTGGCACGGGACCGAAACCTCGTCACCAACCTCGGGAAGATCCTCGACCCGCTGGCCGACAAGCTCCTGCTCGTCGCCACGCTTCTCCCGATGTACTGGCTCACGCGCGACGTCGATTTCGTGACTACCGCGCCGGTCGCCAGCTGGGCCGCCGCGGGCACCGTGGGCCCGGTCATGCACGGCGCCCGCATTTCCTGGCCGTTCGTCACCCCGCTGGGCCTGATTGGCCTGCCGTTCTGGATCGTCGCCATCGTGCTCGGCCGCGAGGTCTTCATGACCGTCTTCCGCGAATACGCCAAGCGGCGCGGTGTGATCATCGCGGCAATCGGCCCCGCCAAGTGGAAGACCGCCTTCCAGCTGATCTGGGTGGGCGCGGCGTTCTTCTGGTTCTTTGCGGCCTCCGCCGCAGCAGAACACCGCTGGAACAACGACGCGTGGCACGCCTTTGCTTACTTCAACGGCATCGTGGGCACCGTCTCCATGCTCATCGCCGTGGGCCTGACCCTCTACTCCCTCTGGCTCTATCTGCAGCGCTACGGGAACCTCTTCCTGGGAGATCGGAGCGCACGAAGCTGA
- a CDS encoding gliding-motility protein MglA gives MSMINYASREINCKIVYYGPGLGGKTTNLEHVYQKVAPSTRGKLISLATESERTLFFDFLPVDLGTIRGFKTRFHLYTVPGQVYYNASRKLILKGVDGIVFVADSQVDRMEANLESMQNLYDNMSEYGYDLTRMPFVIQYNKRDLPNAATLAELQASLNPGWEVTEPARQRNTPDVYHAGTYLVEQVATGEWVERATHFEAVAVTGDGVFDTLKAVSKLVLKALS, from the coding sequence ATGTCGATGATCAACTACGCGTCACGCGAGATCAACTGCAAGATCGTGTATTACGGGCCGGGGCTCGGTGGCAAGACCACCAACCTCGAGCACGTCTACCAGAAGGTCGCGCCCTCGACGCGCGGCAAGCTGATCTCGCTCGCCACCGAATCCGAGCGCACGCTCTTCTTCGACTTTCTCCCGGTCGACCTCGGGACCATTCGCGGCTTCAAGACGCGGTTCCATCTCTACACGGTGCCGGGGCAGGTCTACTACAACGCCAGCCGCAAGCTCATCCTCAAGGGAGTGGACGGCATCGTCTTCGTGGCCGATTCCCAGGTCGACCGCATGGAGGCAAACCTGGAGTCGATGCAGAACCTGTACGACAACATGAGCGAATACGGGTACGACCTGACCCGCATGCCGTTCGTGATCCAGTACAACAAGCGCGACCTGCCCAACGCGGCCACGCTGGCCGAACTCCAGGCATCTCTGAATCCAGGCTGGGAAGTCACCGAGCCGGCTCGGCAACGAAACACGCCTGACGTGTATCACGCGGGCACGTACCTTGTAGAACAGGTGGCCACGGGAGAGTGGGTCGAACGCGCCACGCATTTCGAGGCGGTCGCGGTGACCGGTGATGGGGTCTTCGATACATTGAAGGCGGTCTCCAAACTCGTCCTGAAAGCCCTGTCCTGA
- a CDS encoding roadblock/LC7 domain-containing protein encodes MHPGATSWSLSEADNAAIGQQLQRFLLDCNARCALVVDRSGQLITTGGDRPAFDVTAFATLAAADFSANDQLARLIGERDFNTLFHQGERESMLLADVARRAILVVLFDNRTTLGMVRLKMRGVVEELNRLFERMFAGSATRHAGHAPALLGDVDDEIDRLFQ; translated from the coding sequence ATGCATCCTGGAGCGACGAGCTGGTCCCTGAGCGAAGCCGACAACGCGGCCATCGGACAGCAGTTGCAGCGGTTCCTCCTCGACTGCAACGCGCGCTGCGCGCTGGTTGTGGATCGAAGCGGCCAGCTGATCACCACCGGCGGCGACCGGCCGGCCTTTGACGTGACCGCGTTCGCCACGCTCGCGGCCGCTGATTTCTCGGCCAATGACCAGTTGGCGCGCCTGATCGGTGAGCGCGACTTCAACACACTGTTTCACCAGGGGGAGCGCGAGTCGATGCTCCTGGCCGACGTCGCGCGCCGCGCGATCCTGGTGGTACTCTTCGACAACCGCACTACCCTGGGGATGGTCCGACTGAAGATGCGAGGCGTCGTCGAGGAACTGAATCGCCTGTTCGAGCGGATGTTCGCGGGCTCGGCCACCCGCCACGCGGGGCACGCGCCCGCGCTGCTCGGCGATGTGGATGACGAGATCGATCGTCTCTTCCAGTAG
- the recR gene encoding recombination protein RecR, whose translation MSAIDDLANELAKLPGVGRKTALRLTYHLLKQPPERSRRLAHALEVLTERVHPCRACHNLTEDPECAICRDPRRDRTMICAVEEAADIGAIERAGEFRGLYHVLGGRISPLDGVGPEHLSFRDLERRITAGGVVEVIVATNPSVEGEATALYLQQLLAPLPVRVSRIARGLPMGGDLEYADGVTIAQALAARRDMR comes from the coding sequence ATGTCGGCCATCGACGACCTGGCCAACGAACTGGCAAAGCTCCCCGGCGTGGGACGCAAGACCGCGCTTCGCCTCACCTACCACCTGCTCAAGCAGCCACCCGAACGCAGTCGGCGGCTGGCGCATGCCCTGGAAGTGCTGACGGAGCGCGTCCACCCCTGCCGGGCGTGCCACAATCTCACCGAAGATCCCGAATGTGCGATCTGCCGGGACCCAAGACGTGACCGAACCATGATTTGCGCCGTCGAAGAAGCGGCAGATATCGGCGCAATCGAGCGGGCGGGGGAGTTTCGTGGCCTGTATCACGTTCTCGGCGGGCGGATCTCGCCGCTGGACGGGGTGGGTCCCGAACATCTCTCGTTTCGGGATCTCGAACGGCGGATCACTGCCGGGGGCGTGGTGGAAGTGATCGTGGCGACCAACCCGAGCGTGGAAGGGGAGGCCACGGCGCTGTACCTGCAGCAGCTGCTGGCGCCGCTGCCGGTGAGGGTGAGTCGGATCGCGCGCGGGTTGCCGATGGGCGGCGACCTCGAGTACGCAGACGGAGTCACGATCGCGCAGGCCCTGGCAGCGCGGCGCGACATGCGGTGA
- a CDS encoding YbaB/EbfC family nucleoid-associated protein, whose amino-acid sequence MADIFKILQQAQQVQSRMEQMQEELAKLTVTGSAGGGMVSVECDGKGNVRKVKLDPSTVNPADVEMLEDLIVVAMTEAQKKAAEIAKETAQAEMGKLTGGMNLPFKLPF is encoded by the coding sequence ATGGCCGACATCTTCAAGATCCTCCAGCAGGCGCAACAGGTGCAGAGCCGCATGGAGCAGATGCAGGAAGAACTTGCGAAGCTCACGGTCACCGGATCGGCGGGGGGCGGCATGGTGAGCGTCGAATGCGATGGCAAGGGGAACGTCAGGAAGGTCAAGCTCGACCCATCAACGGTGAATCCGGCGGACGTTGAGATGCTCGAGGACCTGATCGTGGTGGCGATGACCGAGGCTCAGAAGAAGGCCGCCGAGATCGCGAAGGAGACGGCGCAAGCCGAGATGGGCAAGTTGACCGGCGGGATGAACCTGCCGTTCAAGCTGCCGTTCTGA
- the dnaX gene encoding DNA polymerase III subunit gamma/tau: MIALARKYRPKSFDTVAVQSHVAATLKGAIARGRVAHGYLLCGPRGVGKTTLARVLAMALNCENKRADGEPCGTCQSCERIWTGSASLDVVEIDAASNRGVDDARELRERAMYAPSGDDRYKVYIVDEAHMLTREAWNALLKILEEPPPRVVFVFATTEPQKITQLAAPVLSRLQRFDFRRMSAGDVRDRLRLVLADEGITASEDALSIIARAADGSMRDGLSLTDQVLALGDGEVTSARVREALGLVPEDEYIGLLDLIAERRAGDVFDVVSRLVEMGIDLGQFLTGLSDMLRAQLAVSLGSRTVEVSEEALKALEDRKSRYPSGDLLRMLTAVAELEPKFRKSGQQQILLEALLVRFALLDRTVDLEAVLREMGPGGGGGGGGATASRNPAPSPRPSAPPDRPSAPPERPTTPPARLSSAPERPTAGAERLSSAPERPTAGAERLSSAPERPTAGAERLSSAPERPTAASERLSIPPGRPSTPPERPVRAEGPGSRDAAAPMPRVTEPVPRALSDSQPGATDARGSAGGRMAVAEPVPRRVAPVQSQATQPASHPSGRAAAPLDINAIVEAWDDIVAGLRRDRPLVASLLEHAVPVAVTAGGLLTLQLDQPGLHEGAASRIADLTGALVPGIAGITRVAIKPPASDARPSPKRMTAESVKADTLQSLRKKSPMLADAIDALDLELL, from the coding sequence TTGATCGCCCTCGCCCGCAAGTACCGTCCAAAGAGCTTCGATACCGTGGCCGTGCAGTCCCACGTCGCGGCCACGCTCAAGGGAGCCATTGCCCGGGGGCGCGTGGCGCACGGCTACCTGCTCTGCGGCCCGCGCGGCGTCGGCAAGACCACGCTGGCGCGCGTCCTTGCGATGGCCCTCAACTGCGAGAACAAGCGCGCCGACGGCGAACCGTGTGGCACGTGCCAGTCCTGCGAGCGCATCTGGACCGGCTCGGCGAGTCTCGACGTCGTGGAAATCGACGCCGCCTCCAACCGCGGCGTCGACGACGCACGCGAGTTGCGCGAACGCGCGATGTACGCCCCATCCGGCGACGACCGCTACAAGGTCTACATCGTCGACGAGGCGCACATGCTCACACGCGAGGCGTGGAACGCGTTGCTCAAGATCCTCGAGGAGCCGCCGCCGCGCGTCGTGTTTGTCTTCGCCACGACCGAGCCGCAGAAGATCACCCAGCTCGCCGCCCCCGTGCTGTCGAGGCTCCAGCGCTTTGACTTCCGGCGCATGAGCGCCGGCGATGTCCGGGATCGCCTGCGCCTGGTGCTCGCTGATGAGGGCATCACGGCCAGCGAAGATGCGTTGTCCATCATCGCACGCGCGGCGGACGGCTCGATGCGGGACGGCCTTTCGTTGACCGACCAGGTGCTCGCGTTAGGCGATGGCGAAGTCACCTCGGCGCGTGTGCGCGAGGCCCTTGGTCTGGTGCCCGAAGACGAGTATATCGGTCTCCTCGACCTCATCGCCGAGCGGCGGGCCGGCGACGTCTTCGACGTCGTGTCGCGCCTCGTGGAGATGGGAATCGATCTCGGCCAGTTCCTCACCGGGCTCAGCGACATGCTCCGGGCACAGCTCGCCGTCAGCCTCGGCTCGCGCACGGTCGAGGTGAGTGAAGAGGCGCTGAAGGCGCTCGAAGACCGCAAGTCCCGATACCCGTCGGGCGACCTCCTGCGCATGCTCACGGCGGTTGCCGAGCTCGAACCCAAGTTCCGAAAGAGCGGTCAGCAACAGATCCTGCTCGAGGCGTTGCTCGTGCGCTTTGCGCTGCTTGATCGCACGGTGGACCTCGAAGCCGTGCTGCGCGAGATGGGTCCCGGTGGCGGCGGTGGTGGCGGTGGTGCGACGGCGAGCCGCAATCCAGCGCCTTCACCGCGACCGTCCGCTCCCCCCGACCGACCCTCGGCTCCGCCCGAGCGACCAACGACCCCACCCGCGCGACTCTCGTCCGCACCCGAGCGACCGACGGCTGGCGCCGAGCGACTCTCGTCCGCACCCGAGCGACCGACGGCTGGCGCCGAGCGACTCTCGTCCGCACCCGAGCGACCGACGGCTGGCGCCGAGCGACTCTCGTCCGCACCCGAGCGACCGACGGCTGCCAGCGAGCGCCTCTCGATTCCGCCCGGGCGGCCGTCGACTCCCCCGGAGCGACCGGTGCGCGCCGAGGGCCCGGGTAGTCGTGACGCTGCCGCCCCCATGCCGCGTGTAACCGAACCGGTTCCGCGGGCGCTCTCCGATTCCCAGCCCGGGGCCACGGACGCCCGAGGGTCCGCCGGCGGACGGATGGCGGTAGCCGAGCCGGTGCCGCGGCGGGTGGCGCCGGTCCAGTCCCAGGCCACGCAACCTGCATCCCATCCCTCCGGCAGGGCCGCCGCGCCGCTGGACATCAACGCCATCGTGGAGGCGTGGGACGACATCGTCGCCGGCTTGCGGCGAGACCGTCCGCTTGTCGCTTCGTTGCTCGAACATGCGGTTCCAGTGGCGGTGACGGCCGGAGGGCTGCTCACCCTGCAGCTCGACCAGCCCGGACTTCACGAGGGCGCGGCGTCGCGCATCGCCGACCTGACCGGCGCGCTCGTTCCGGGCATCGCCGGAATCACGAGGGTCGCGATCAAGCCCCCAGCCAGTGACGCGCGACCGTCCCCAAAGCGCATGACCGCAGAAAGCGTCAAGGCGGATACGTTGCAGTCGTTGCGCAAGAAGAGTCCGATGCTCGCCGACGCGATCGACGCGCTGGACCTCGAGCTACTTTAG
- a CDS encoding aminotransferase class I/II-fold pyridoxal phosphate-dependent enzyme encodes MIDIRSDTVTRPSPGMRQAIATAEVGDDYLDGDPTTRRLEVRVAELLGKEKGLFFPSGTMANQTAVWTLSEPGTEVYADLNAHLVDREMVAAAVIAGVQMRTVQGEGPMMDSGSLERVFRPASPFSPRASLVCLENTHNGAGGLVTPLAGIKAMHDVARAKGCAVFLDGARLWNASAATGTSLRDFARYADLVMVSFAKGLGAPAGAALVGDEELIDRANEHRKRLGGVMRQSGILAAGALYGLEHNVGRLSEDHANAARFAEKVDHAIAATVVPPETNIVMIDLAPGLSAHDVARRAREDGVLVGAWTPSRVRAVLHLDARGEDVDRAGEVVLSALDESWRALGDTSEWPAQSSGRA; translated from the coding sequence GTGATCGATATTCGTTCCGATACCGTCACTCGGCCCTCGCCCGGCATGCGTCAGGCGATCGCGACCGCCGAGGTCGGCGATGACTATCTCGACGGCGATCCAACGACCCGGCGCCTCGAGGTACGCGTCGCCGAGCTGCTCGGTAAGGAAAAGGGGTTGTTCTTCCCCAGCGGCACCATGGCCAACCAGACCGCCGTGTGGACGCTGAGCGAACCGGGCACGGAGGTCTACGCGGATCTCAACGCACATCTCGTAGATCGCGAGATGGTGGCCGCGGCCGTGATCGCTGGCGTGCAGATGCGGACGGTGCAGGGCGAGGGACCCATGATGGACTCCGGATCCCTCGAGCGTGTCTTTCGGCCGGCCTCGCCGTTCTCGCCCCGCGCATCGCTGGTTTGCCTCGAGAACACCCACAACGGCGCCGGTGGTCTGGTCACGCCGCTCGCAGGCATCAAGGCGATGCACGATGTGGCGCGGGCCAAGGGATGCGCCGTGTTTCTTGACGGCGCCCGGCTCTGGAATGCGTCGGCCGCGACCGGAACGTCGCTGCGCGACTTCGCGCGCTACGCGGACCTCGTCATGGTCTCGTTTGCGAAGGGCCTGGGCGCTCCAGCCGGTGCTGCACTGGTTGGCGACGAAGAGCTGATCGACCGCGCCAACGAACACCGCAAGCGACTGGGCGGTGTGATGCGACAGAGCGGAATCCTCGCCGCCGGTGCGCTCTACGGCCTCGAGCACAACGTCGGCCGCCTCTCCGAAGATCACGCCAACGCCGCGCGCTTCGCCGAAAAGGTCGACCACGCCATTGCGGCCACGGTGGTTCCGCCGGAAACGAACATCGTGATGATCGACCTCGCGCCAGGACTCAGTGCACACGACGTGGCACGGCGCGCCCGGGAGGACGGCGTGCTGGTCGGGGCGTGGACCCCATCGCGCGTGCGTGCCGTGCTGCACCTCGATGCACGCGGTGAAGATGTCGATCGCGCGGGCGAGGTGGTGCTGTCGGCGCTCGACGAGTCCTGGCGTGCGCTCGGCGACACGTCGGAATGGCCCGCCCAGTCCAGCGGGCGGGCGTAA
- a CDS encoding YihY/virulence factor BrkB family protein: protein MSVPVDAPSPRTRAHTVVTRARRAIVAFAAALGDYVRRVWLSSGEDRIFFLAGGIAFNLMLAAVPFVLLLIAGLTVVLGLSTDASVSEVIALADRFLPPHLESANAPLHRFITDVVASRRSIGAWGLVVYIWASTRLFGSLRTVLADIFDIETERGVLIGKWFDVRITVYSSILLLVWIALSLYLAVARTRGLNALMAVGLRQDVMGAVEYAIGRAIAFAFVVLIFFSLYKVLPNRKIRWRQAMVGALSSAVLLELARNAWTAVTRSFDPGSVYTGTLYALISVVFWVYYASMIFVLGGEVAQAQELRRVRRLQRARFDV, encoded by the coding sequence ATGTCGGTCCCCGTGGATGCTCCGTCGCCACGCACGCGCGCACACACGGTCGTGACGCGTGCGCGTCGCGCGATCGTGGCCTTCGCTGCGGCGCTCGGCGACTACGTCCGGCGTGTGTGGCTCTCGAGCGGCGAGGATCGCATCTTCTTCCTCGCCGGCGGCATCGCGTTCAACCTCATGCTCGCTGCCGTGCCGTTCGTTCTGCTGCTCATCGCGGGACTCACGGTCGTGCTCGGCCTGTCGACCGATGCCTCGGTCTCCGAGGTGATCGCACTGGCCGACCGCTTTCTGCCGCCGCACCTGGAATCCGCCAACGCGCCGCTGCATCGGTTCATCACCGACGTGGTCGCGTCGCGACGCTCGATTGGCGCCTGGGGGCTCGTGGTTTACATCTGGGCGTCGACCCGGTTGTTCGGGTCGCTCCGCACGGTGCTCGCCGACATCTTCGACATCGAGACCGAGCGTGGCGTCCTCATTGGCAAGTGGTTCGACGTGCGCATCACCGTGTATTCGTCGATCCTGTTGCTCGTCTGGATCGCGCTCAGCCTCTACCTCGCCGTGGCCCGCACGCGGGGGCTCAACGCGTTGATGGCGGTGGGCCTGCGGCAGGACGTAATGGGCGCCGTGGAGTACGCGATCGGGCGCGCGATCGCATTCGCCTTCGTCGTGCTGATCTTCTTCTCGCTCTACAAGGTGTTGCCCAACCGCAAGATTCGCTGGCGTCAGGCGATGGTGGGCGCGCTATCCTCGGCGGTTCTGCTCGAACTTGCCCGGAATGCCTGGACCGCGGTCACACGATCCTTTGACCCGGGTTCGGTGTACACGGGCACGCTGTACGCGCTCATCTCGGTCGTGTTCTGGGTCTACTACGCGTCGATGATCTTTGTGCTTGGGGGCGAGGTGGCGCAGGCGCAGGAACTCCGGCGGGTCAGGCGGCTCCAGCGCGCACGTTTCGACGTCTGA